The following are encoded together in the Poseidonibacter lekithochrous genome:
- a CDS encoding PAS domain-containing protein has product MIVKNKEIILDKNTMIVSETDAKGIIVYANSDFCTIAGYDKEELIGQPHNMVRHDDMPKAAFEDLWNTVSSGKIWNGIVKNKTKDGSYYWVNATAYPSTDVNGDRRFISVRVKPTIDEINNAQTLYNQWV; this is encoded by the coding sequence ATGATTGTGAAAAATAAAGAGATAATCCTAGATAAAAATACGATGATTGTATCTGAGACAGATGCAAAAGGTATTATAGTTTATGCAAACAGTGATTTTTGTACAATTGCTGGATATGATAAAGAAGAATTAATTGGTCAGCCTCATAATATGGTTCGACATGATGATATGCCAAAAGCTGCTTTTGAAGACTTATGGAATACTGTAAGTTCTGGTAAAATCTGGAATGGTATTGTAAAAAATAAAACTAAAGATGGTTCTTATTATTGGGTAAATGCAACTGCTTATCCTTCTACTGATGTAAATGGTGATAGAAGATTTATCTCTGTAAGAGTAAAACCTACTATTGATGAAATCAATAATGCTCAAACTTTATATAATCAATGGGTTTAG
- a CDS encoding response regulator transcription factor: MNDLTLLYVEDDLEALEDVVYLLKRYFSNIYTATDGEEALELFSAYSPDIVLLDINIPKINGLQVASKIKEINDEIPILFLTAHSETEKLLKAIDLRAISYIIKPFSIEELNESIVKTIKMLNKQSLNNNILTFTDSFSWNIELKELSYKDEKLDLTKNEILLIELLINNKSRFLTAQDISEMIFPDKQVESNSIVQLISRFKNKVAKQTNLKRFFIENIYSQGYRIK; the protein is encoded by the coding sequence ATGAATGATTTAACACTATTATATGTAGAAGATGATTTAGAAGCATTGGAAGATGTTGTTTATTTACTAAAAAGGTATTTCAGTAATATTTATACAGCAACAGATGGAGAAGAGGCATTAGAGCTCTTCTCTGCCTATTCTCCTGATATTGTCTTACTAGATATTAATATCCCTAAAATAAATGGTTTACAAGTAGCTAGTAAAATTAAAGAGATAAATGATGAAATTCCTATCTTATTCCTAACTGCTCATAGTGAAACAGAAAAACTTCTAAAAGCTATTGATCTTCGAGCTATTTCTTATATAATCAAACCTTTTAGTATTGAAGAGTTAAATGAATCAATAGTGAAGACTATAAAAATGTTAAACAAACAATCTTTAAACAATAATATTCTAACTTTTACAGATAGCTTTTCTTGGAACATTGAATTAAAAGAGTTATCTTATAAAGATGAAAAATTAGATCTAACAAAAAATGAAATCTTATTAATTGAATTACTCATAAACAACAAATCAAGATTTTTAACAGCGCAGGATATATCAGAGATGATTTTCCCTGATAAACAAGTGGAATCTAATAGTATTGTTCAGCTTATTTCTCGATTTAAAAACAAAGTTGCTAAACAAACTAATCTTAAAAGATTTTTTATTGAGAACATTTATAGTCAAGGATATAGGATAAAATAA
- a CDS encoding ABC transporter substrate-binding protein yields the protein MNLIKIKFIILVLLFNITLFAKNELTKVSIQLSWFDQFQFAGYYMAKEKGIYEKFGLDVEIKPFNYGLDTASEVNKGNIDFAVGRETLILEKVNRKNDLVILYALFQSSPLVLLSKKSSNIKTVKDFENKRIMTTLDDANEISLKAMVSSSNIDTKTLKLQKHSHDINDLINDNTDLISAYISKSPYLLKKKGIKYNIFEPKNYGFDMYSDFLYTSKKLVSKNKNIVKAFKKASLNGWKYAYSNINESVDLINKKYNSQNLSKGELLFEAKELKKLSYLNTYNLGDIKESKLNRIYDLYKVMGLINYNVKLNDFIFEDTHSSIFLNDKEENFIINHPKIIIASDKTRNPYIIENQDGSISGFDSEVLHLINKVSGANFVLKTGKGSELENNLKNKKIDGFATSIKYKERESFANFSNKYLSLQKMIIVTKDNPNNINKISDLLGKTLVINKNNLLDMKIVKRFKNIKVLEVENTTDIIKALVLGKADAAIGELGIFYYANRMGLPYLKPSFLINDKLEHIYTIRKDWPEAIGIINKSLDYIGEQKLLEIKKKWLWDIKDILLLKNNEKLFLNEKEKKYLREKVFLKACTAPDIMPYGKFNSKKELEGISKDIIDLISSKTYTQIKTVPTSSWKESLAKIGTGECDILPIAINVKSRFQKMNFTFPYLMQPLVIATGNDELFIKDASDIGNRKVGVFKDSAVFEMLKSKYPNLNIVLVKNPEDGLRRVNNKELFGYIDSLVSVAYNIKKTAFYNLKIAGRLEFNFPFSVASRNDEPILNSILEKVISVTSKEEKEELLNDWLSIKFEKDINYDLVWEILGSFLLVLLVLTIFFIKQNKLRNEIVDLNRTLEIRVREEVEKNREKDNALFRQSKLASMGEMIGNIAHQWRQPLNRINLSLSVITMLVEKGEFDKKMINDKVESAEKNIKYMSDTIEDFINFFRPDKKITDFCMVNTIERCLKLLEGRISDIKFTVPKERNIKIRNYENEFLQVLLIILNNAIDNFAITKVENKKIHISLLEYRENIKISVMDNSGGIAQENLEKIFEPYFTTKFKKEGTGLGLYMAKMVVEKSMNGKLNVSSINKSSTFVITLEKKKEEDNNE from the coding sequence ATGAATTTAATAAAAATAAAATTTATAATATTAGTATTATTATTTAATATCACACTTTTTGCAAAAAATGAATTAACAAAAGTAAGTATACAATTATCATGGTTTGATCAATTCCAATTTGCTGGTTACTATATGGCAAAAGAAAAAGGAATCTACGAAAAATTTGGTCTTGATGTTGAAATAAAACCATTTAATTATGGACTTGATACTGCAAGTGAAGTTAACAAAGGAAATATTGATTTTGCTGTAGGTCGAGAAACATTAATTTTAGAAAAAGTAAATAGAAAAAATGATTTAGTAATTTTATATGCCTTATTCCAATCTTCTCCTTTAGTTTTATTATCAAAAAAAAGTTCTAATATAAAAACTGTTAAAGATTTTGAAAATAAAAGAATAATGACTACACTAGATGATGCCAATGAAATTTCTTTGAAAGCAATGGTAAGTTCTTCAAATATTGATACAAAAACTCTTAAATTACAAAAACATAGCCATGATATTAACGATTTAATTAATGATAATACAGATTTGATTTCTGCATATATTTCTAAAAGCCCATATTTATTGAAAAAGAAAGGAATTAAATATAATATTTTTGAACCAAAAAATTATGGTTTTGATATGTATAGTGACTTTTTATATACAAGTAAAAAATTAGTTAGTAAAAATAAAAATATTGTAAAAGCTTTCAAAAAGGCTTCTTTAAATGGGTGGAAATATGCTTATTCAAATATAAATGAGAGTGTTGATTTAATTAATAAAAAATATAATAGTCAGAATTTATCAAAAGGTGAGTTGTTATTTGAGGCAAAAGAGTTAAAGAAACTATCTTATTTAAATACATATAATTTAGGAGATATTAAAGAGAGTAAATTAAATAGAATTTATGATTTATATAAGGTTATGGGACTTATTAACTATAATGTTAAATTAAATGACTTTATTTTTGAAGATACACACTCTAGTATTTTTCTTAATGATAAAGAAGAAAACTTCATAATTAACCATCCCAAAATTATAATTGCTAGTGATAAAACACGTAATCCTTATATTATTGAGAATCAAGATGGCTCTATTTCTGGTTTTGATAGTGAAGTTTTACATTTAATTAATAAAGTTAGTGGAGCTAATTTTGTTTTAAAAACAGGCAAGGGTAGTGAGTTAGAAAATAATCTAAAAAATAAAAAGATTGATGGTTTTGCTACAAGTATAAAATATAAAGAAAGAGAATCTTTTGCTAATTTTTCTAATAAATATTTGTCTTTACAAAAAATGATTATTGTTACAAAAGACAATCCTAATAATATTAATAAAATATCTGATCTCTTGGGTAAAACACTTGTTATAAATAAGAATAATTTACTTGATATGAAAATTGTAAAAAGATTTAAAAATATAAAAGTATTAGAAGTTGAAAATACAACTGATATTATAAAAGCTCTAGTTTTAGGAAAGGCTGATGCAGCTATTGGAGAACTAGGTATATTTTACTATGCCAATAGAATGGGATTACCTTATTTAAAACCTTCCTTTTTAATCAATGATAAGTTAGAACATATTTATACTATTAGAAAAGATTGGCCTGAGGCTATAGGTATTATTAATAAATCTTTAGACTATATAGGTGAACAAAAACTACTTGAAATAAAGAAGAAATGGCTTTGGGATATAAAAGATATTCTTTTATTGAAGAATAATGAAAAGCTCTTTCTAAATGAAAAAGAAAAAAAATATTTAAGAGAAAAAGTATTTTTAAAAGCATGTACCGCGCCTGATATTATGCCTTATGGAAAATTTAATTCGAAAAAAGAACTTGAAGGTATCTCAAAAGATATTATTGATTTAATCTCAAGTAAAACATATACCCAAATTAAAACAGTTCCAACTTCTTCTTGGAAAGAATCCTTAGCAAAAATAGGTACAGGTGAATGTGATATTTTGCCAATAGCTATAAACGTAAAAAGCAGATTTCAGAAAATGAATTTTACTTTTCCTTATTTAATGCAACCTTTAGTAATTGCAACTGGTAATGATGAGCTTTTTATTAAAGATGCTAGTGATATTGGAAATAGGAAGGTGGGAGTATTTAAAGACTCTGCTGTATTTGAGATGTTAAAAAGTAAATATCCAAATCTAAATATTGTTTTAGTTAAAAATCCAGAAGATGGATTACGAAGAGTTAATAATAAAGAACTCTTTGGATATATAGATTCACTTGTATCTGTGGCTTATAATATCAAAAAAACTGCCTTTTATAATCTAAAAATTGCAGGAAGATTAGAGTTTAATTTTCCTTTTAGTGTTGCATCAAGAAATGATGAACCTATATTAAACTCTATTCTAGAAAAAGTTATTAGTGTTACAAGTAAAGAAGAGAAAGAAGAGTTATTAAATGATTGGTTGTCTATTAAATTTGAAAAAGATATTAATTATGATTTAGTTTGGGAAATTCTTGGAAGTTTTCTTTTGGTTTTACTCGTATTAACAATATTTTTTATTAAACAAAATAAACTACGTAACGAAATTGTTGATTTAAATAGAACCTTAGAAATAAGAGTACGAGAAGAAGTTGAAAAAAATAGAGAAAAAGATAATGCTTTATTTAGACAATCAAAACTTGCTTCTATGGGTGAAATGATTGGTAATATTGCCCATCAGTGGAGACAACCACTAAATAGAATAAACTTGAGTTTATCAGTAATTACTATGTTAGTTGAAAAGGGTGAGTTTGATAAGAAAATGATAAATGATAAAGTTGAAAGTGCAGAGAAAAATATAAAATATATGTCTGATACTATTGAGGATTTTATTAATTTCTTTAGACCTGATAAAAAAATCACTGATTTTTGTATGGTAAATACTATTGAGAGATGTTTGAAATTATTAGAAGGTAGAATCTCTGATATTAAATTTACTGTTCCAAAAGAGAGAAATATTAAGATACGTAACTATGAAAATGAATTCTTACAGGTATTATTAATTATTTTAAATAATGCTATTGATAATTTTGCTATAACTAAAGTAGAGAATAAAAAAATCCATATTTCATTACTTGAATATAGAGAGAACATAAAAATATCTGTTATGGACAATAGTGGTGGAATAGCACAAGAGAATCTTGAAAAGATATTTGAACCGTACTTTACTACCAAATTCAAAAAAGAAGGGACAGGCTTGGGATTATATATGGCAAAGATGGTTGTTGAAAAAAGTATGAACGGTAAACTTAATGTTTCTTCAATAAATAAAAGTAGTACTTTTGTAATAACATTAGAAAAAAAGAAAGAGGAAGATAATAATGAATGA
- a CDS encoding Opr family porin, whose translation MKKQLSIIASALVLTSSAVYADSKNVDEAFKNGKVSGDISVHTQSWDNGAGNKDAGFTAGTIGVNYSTDSVNGISANAGFRAGHKFGEKENDDYKGDFEQNSVMNVANISYSNDLVSITAGRQEIDLEWLGDFNEAIVVATTAIPSTTLVAGYTSRQAAVGGDELKKFADVTKDGAYVVDAKFEGVENTVLNPYFYSAKDVADFYGIKADFDTDAFGVTAHYATSNEKVANAKDGSIMHFEARAAVAGFAFAAGYIDTDKDAGVASISAFGDNVDPTEELGDYVYAANTSTIYASAAYTIADVELSALYAKAENDTTNKEDSEVTVGAAYGITDSLSADVMYTDLSLDSDVDKSKLVANLTFEF comes from the coding sequence ATGAAAAAACAATTAAGTATTATTGCAAGTGCGTTAGTATTAACATCAAGTGCAGTTTATGCAGACTCTAAAAATGTAGATGAAGCTTTCAAAAATGGTAAAGTTTCTGGAGATATCTCTGTACATACACAATCTTGGGATAATGGAGCAGGAAATAAAGATGCTGGATTTACTGCTGGAACTATCGGAGTAAACTACTCAACTGATTCTGTAAATGGAATTTCTGCAAATGCTGGATTTAGAGCTGGACATAAATTTGGTGAAAAAGAAAATGACGATTACAAAGGTGATTTTGAACAAAACTCTGTGATGAATGTTGCAAATATTTCTTATTCAAATGATTTAGTATCTATTACTGCTGGTAGACAAGAAATTGATTTAGAATGGTTAGGTGACTTCAATGAAGCTATCGTTGTTGCTACTACTGCTATTCCATCAACTACTTTAGTTGCTGGTTATACTTCTAGACAAGCTGCTGTTGGTGGAGATGAATTAAAGAAATTTGCTGACGTTACTAAAGATGGTGCTTACGTTGTTGATGCAAAATTTGAAGGTGTTGAAAACACAGTATTAAACCCATACTTCTACTCTGCTAAAGATGTAGCTGATTTCTATGGTATTAAAGCTGATTTCGATACTGATGCATTTGGTGTAACTGCTCACTATGCTACAAGTAATGAAAAGGTTGCTAATGCTAAAGACGGTTCTATCATGCATTTCGAAGCTAGAGCAGCTGTAGCTGGTTTTGCTTTTGCTGCTGGTTACATTGATACAGATAAAGATGCAGGTGTTGCTTCAATTTCTGCATTCGGTGATAATGTTGATCCTACTGAAGAATTAGGTGATTACGTTTACGCTGCTAATACTTCAACTATTTATGCATCAGCTGCATATACAATTGCTGACGTAGAATTATCTGCATTATACGCTAAAGCAGAAAATGACACTACAAACAAAGAAGATTCAGAAGTAACTGTAGGTGCTGCTTATGGTATTACTGATAGCTTAAGTGCTGACGTTATGTACACAGACTTATCTTTAGATTCTGATGTAGATAAATCAAAATTAGTTGCTAATTTAACTTTCGAATTCTAA
- a CDS encoding DUF2325 domain-containing protein: MSILVIGGDKISHISAMLEGLGAKTINHWDARKKSSAPKKKVPLDTDCIVMLTSFLNHNTMLKYKNEAKKKNIPFVCAKRSISCVYDEYVKIMGIKDCADCYANCEKKK, encoded by the coding sequence ATGAGTATATTAGTAATTGGTGGAGATAAAATTTCACACATTTCAGCAATGTTAGAAGGACTAGGTGCAAAAACAATTAACCATTGGGATGCAAGAAAAAAATCTTCAGCACCAAAAAAGAAAGTGCCATTAGATACAGACTGTATTGTTATGTTAACATCTTTTTTAAATCATAATACAATGTTAAAATATAAAAATGAAGCAAAAAAGAAAAACATTCCATTTGTTTGTGCTAAGAGATCTATTTCTTGTGTTTACGATGAATATGTAAAGATTATGGGTATTAAAGATTGTGCTGACTGTTATGCTAACTGTGAGAAGAAGAAATAA
- a CDS encoding flavodoxin: MATAVFYTSSTGNSGEIAGKIAEGLGEVEVFDLSSTDVSKISDYDKVIIGGSTWGEGELNDDFDDIWDDFAALDLSAKTIALFGLGDQEGYGEDFCNALGIIYEHVNSTGANVVGFTSTDGYEYDDSKAEIDGQFVGLVIDEDNQDDLTDERISAWIEDIKGDIL; the protein is encoded by the coding sequence ATGGCAACAGCTGTTTTTTACACAAGTAGTACAGGAAATTCAGGAGAAATTGCAGGTAAAATTGCAGAAGGTCTTGGAGAAGTAGAAGTTTTCGATTTAAGTTCAACAGACGTATCAAAGATCAGTGATTATGACAAAGTTATTATTGGTGGTTCTACTTGGGGTGAAGGTGAATTAAATGACGATTTTGATGACATCTGGGATGATTTCGCAGCATTAGATTTATCTGCTAAAACTATCGCTTTATTTGGTTTAGGTGATCAAGAAGGTTATGGTGAAGATTTTTGTAATGCCTTAGGTATTATCTATGAACACGTTAATTCAACAGGAGCTAATGTTGTAGGATTTACTTCAACTGATGGTTATGAGTATGATGATTCAAAAGCTGAGATTGATGGACAATTTGTTGGTTTAGTTATTGATGAAGATAATCAAGATGATTTAACAGATGAAAGAATATCTGCCTGGATTGAAGATATCAAAGGTGATATCTTATAA
- a CDS encoding Fur family transcriptional regulator yields the protein MVNNEEVIEELKKIVKQKGLKYTEQREIVLNILINATDHLSAEEVYNEIKSQYKESNIGIATVYRALSFLEEVDLITSITFGTDGKKYESNAKSHHDHLICTSCGKIVEFLDDEIEKRQDRIAKKNKFKITSHSMQLYGTCETCSK from the coding sequence ATGGTAAATAATGAAGAAGTAATAGAAGAACTTAAAAAAATTGTTAAGCAAAAAGGTTTAAAATACACAGAACAAAGAGAAATTGTTCTTAATATTTTAATTAATGCTACTGATCATTTAAGTGCTGAAGAAGTATACAATGAAATTAAAAGCCAATATAAAGAATCAAATATAGGTATTGCAACTGTTTATAGAGCTTTAAGCTTTCTAGAAGAGGTAGATTTAATTACATCTATTACTTTTGGAACAGATGGTAAAAAATATGAAAGCAATGCTAAGTCTCACCATGATCACTTGATTTGTACATCGTGTGGTAAAATTGTTGAGTTTTTAGATGATGAAATTGAAAAAAGACAAGATAGAATTGCAAAAAAGAATAAATTTAAAATTACTAGTCACTCTATGCAACTGTATGGAACTTGTGAAACATGTAGTAAATAA
- a CDS encoding heavy metal translocating P-type ATPase, whose translation MSGNRFKKVHGTSSRARYKFELLKDEYIDDNILKRYLEKIEHVTSVRINKKALSIIFTFSEDVSEEIEDRLRGVDSDKLLSSIDNEASVCVSCVSDEEPSLKGVGLASAALVSERFIKNDFINATFATTAATPLLIDGTKELFKEGLTSRVLESAAVGISLLRKDYLAANSTNAMLELGEYIEETTVHRSDDLLKELSKPNVKEAWVEKEEDGKVVEKLVPSEEIQVGDIVVVSAGSTIPVDGHIVYGDASVNQVSMTGEAEPLKKQRGDRVISGTVLEEGRLKIWAEHVGADTATQRIKHYIESSLNEKSSVQLKATKLADKLVPVTLGLAGVSYVMKKDFERVASILQADYSCALKLATPVAFKSTISKAGHEGIMIKGAKSIEALNSADTFIFDKTGTLTQGDLEVIEVQSFDENWTEEEVLNLTASTEEHYFHPVAEAVVKAAKKRGFVHMHHEEVEFIVAHGVKTEVKEKTVVIGSRHFLEDDEGIDFSAHKEKIDKSIDEGKTLLYIGYGNTLLGTIALSDQIRYNTKESIIRLKELGVKHTVMLTGDVDKKAQMVAEELGIDEVYSELLPTDKASIVKKMMDEGRKVAFVGDGINDAPALISAHVGISMSKGADIAKATADVSLLKDDIGAVVEAKELANKTMKLINTNFNATVGINSAILAGATFGAFSPIVTAILHNGTTIGLLLNSIKGVKLNK comes from the coding sequence ATGAGCGGAAATAGATTCAAAAAAGTTCATGGTACATCTTCACGGGCAAGATATAAATTTGAGCTTTTAAAAGATGAATACATTGATGATAATATACTTAAGAGATATCTTGAAAAAATAGAGCATGTTACTTCTGTTAGAATTAATAAAAAAGCCTTAAGTATTATTTTTACTTTCAGTGAAGATGTAAGTGAAGAAATAGAAGATAGATTAAGAGGTGTTGATAGTGATAAACTATTAAGTAGTATTGATAATGAAGCTTCAGTTTGTGTATCTTGTGTTAGTGATGAGGAACCAAGCTTAAAAGGTGTTGGACTTGCTAGTGCTGCCTTAGTTAGTGAGAGATTTATAAAAAATGATTTTATAAATGCAACTTTTGCTACAACTGCTGCTACTCCATTATTAATTGATGGTACAAAAGAGTTATTCAAAGAAGGATTAACTTCAAGAGTATTAGAAAGTGCTGCTGTTGGTATATCATTATTAAGAAAAGATTATCTTGCTGCAAACTCAACAAATGCAATGTTAGAGTTAGGTGAGTATATTGAAGAGACTACAGTTCATAGAAGTGATGACTTATTAAAAGAGTTATCAAAACCTAATGTTAAAGAAGCATGGGTTGAAAAAGAAGAAGATGGAAAAGTAGTAGAAAAATTAGTACCTAGTGAAGAGATTCAAGTAGGTGATATTGTAGTAGTTTCTGCTGGTAGTACTATTCCTGTAGATGGTCATATTGTATACGGAGATGCTAGTGTAAATCAAGTATCTATGACTGGTGAAGCTGAACCTTTAAAGAAACAAAGAGGAGATAGAGTTATCTCTGGAACTGTTTTAGAAGAGGGTAGATTAAAAATCTGGGCTGAGCATGTTGGAGCTGATACAGCTACACAAAGAATTAAGCACTATATTGAAAGCTCATTAAATGAAAAGTCATCTGTACAATTAAAAGCTACTAAACTAGCTGATAAACTTGTACCTGTTACTTTAGGTTTAGCGGGTGTTTCTTATGTGATGAAAAAAGACTTTGAGAGAGTAGCTTCTATTTTACAAGCAGATTATTCATGTGCTTTAAAACTTGCAACTCCAGTTGCTTTTAAATCTACGATTTCAAAAGCAGGGCATGAAGGTATTATGATTAAAGGTGCTAAATCAATTGAAGCATTAAATTCAGCTGATACTTTTATCTTTGATAAAACTGGTACTTTAACTCAAGGGGATTTAGAAGTAATTGAAGTTCAATCTTTTGATGAGAATTGGACTGAAGAAGAAGTTCTAAATCTTACAGCTAGTACGGAAGAACATTATTTCCATCCTGTTGCTGAAGCGGTTGTAAAAGCTGCTAAAAAAAGAGGTTTCGTACATATGCACCATGAAGAAGTTGAGTTTATTGTGGCTCATGGTGTAAAAACAGAAGTAAAAGAAAAAACTGTAGTAATTGGAAGTAGACACTTTTTAGAAGATGATGAAGGAATTGATTTTTCTGCTCATAAAGAAAAGATTGATAAAAGTATAGATGAAGGAAAAACATTACTTTATATAGGTTATGGGAATACTTTACTTGGAACAATTGCTTTAAGTGATCAAATTAGATACAACACAAAAGAATCAATTATAAGATTGAAAGAACTTGGAGTAAAACATACAGTTATGCTTACAGGTGATGTAGATAAAAAAGCTCAGATGGTAGCTGAAGAATTAGGTATTGATGAGGTATATTCTGAGCTTCTTCCAACGGATAAAGCATCAATTGTTAAAAAGATGATGGATGAGGGAAGAAAAGTAGCATTTGTTGGTGACGGTATTAATGATGCTCCTGCTTTAATCTCTGCACATGTTGGAATATCTATGAGTAAAGGTGCTGATATTGCTAAAGCTACTGCTGATGTGTCTTTATTAAAAGATGATATTGGTGCAGTTGTAGAAGCAAAAGAGTTGGCAAATAAAACTATGAAATTAATTAATACGAATTTCAATGCAACAGTTGGTATTAACTCTGCTATTCTTGCAGGTGCTACATTTGGTGCATTTTCACCTATTGTAACTGCAATTTTACATAATGGTACAACTATTGGATTACTTTTAAACTCAATTAAGGGTGTTAAATTAAATAAGTAA
- a CDS encoding YtxH domain-containing protein: MMNNNQNPADLQQNPADAQGNVNQVNSTNPVNAANAGIQNNPYINNMNTPLVNNTGMQNNPYINQNANNMNNQMPVDGQNNDSFVNGDFVKGALIGAGIAFLLTNKTTQKAIFNGFSKGSELVQAGIEELKERMEDAKAQMETKEF; the protein is encoded by the coding sequence ATGATGAACAATAATCAAAACCCAGCAGATTTACAACAAAACCCAGCTGATGCTCAGGGGAATGTAAATCAAGTAAATTCAACAAATCCAGTTAATGCTGCAAATGCTGGAATTCAAAATAATCCATATATTAATAATATGAATACTCCACTAGTAAATAATACGGGTATGCAAAATAACCCATATATTAATCAAAATGCTAATAACATGAATAATCAAATGCCAGTAGATGGACAAAACAATGATTCTTTTGTTAATGGTGATTTTGTTAAAGGTGCTTTAATTGGTGCAGGAATTGCATTTCTTCTTACAAATAAAACAACTCAAAAAGCTATTTTTAATGGTTTCTCAAAAGGGTCTGAATTAGTTCAAGCTGGTATTGAAGAGTTAAAAGAAAGAATGGAAGATGCAAAAGCTCAAATGGAAACAAAAGAATTTTAG
- a CDS encoding ferritin-like domain-containing protein has protein sequence MQQVNVDQALLDAQRVNPNDPQPVLAQALRIAAFDEFEAYNTYNNVIMKFGNVMPFANIINSEITHYNETVTLMQKYGIEAPFVSQTQIELPNTLQECCEIAVSAEIDNIALYDNLLMYVNEPDVRDLFYRIQAASYNNHLPAFRNSVDSFYNQNNQQNNAGNMMDNMAEYQTLIEDAMSGNIDQNKIVSMLSNMNMSVIGGLAVGALGGVTLSNLMNKEDINEEE, from the coding sequence ATGCAACAAGTAAATGTAGATCAAGCGTTATTAGATGCTCAAAGAGTAAACCCAAATGATCCTCAACCAGTTTTAGCACAAGCTTTAAGAATTGCAGCTTTTGATGAATTTGAGGCTTATAATACATATAATAATGTAATTATGAAATTCGGTAATGTTATGCCTTTTGCTAATATTATTAATTCTGAAATTACACATTACAATGAAACTGTAACATTAATGCAGAAGTACGGTATTGAAGCACCTTTTGTTTCTCAAACACAAATTGAATTACCTAACACTTTACAAGAGTGTTGTGAAATAGCAGTATCAGCAGAAATTGATAATATTGCTTTATATGACAATTTATTAATGTATGTAAATGAACCAGATGTAAGAGATCTATTTTATAGAATTCAAGCAGCATCTTATAATAATCATTTACCAGCATTTAGAAATAGTGTTGATTCTTTTTATAATCAAAACAACCAGCAAAATAATGCAGGAAATATGATGGATAATATGGCTGAGTATCAAACATTAATTGAAGATGCTATGAGTGGTAATATCGATCAAAACAAAATAGTATCAATGTTATCAAATATGAATATGTCAGTTATCGGTGGTCTAGCAGTTGGTGCACTTGGTGGAGTAACACTTAGTAATCTAATGAATAAAGAAGATATAAACGAAGAAGAATAA
- a CDS encoding FeoA family protein codes for MTLDKLEIGNKATIKSINCDSALKNRFYSFGIIRNSIISVEELTLTKSTIEIKINSTKVALRLKEASTIEVEKCS; via the coding sequence ATGACTCTAGATAAACTAGAAATCGGAAATAAAGCCACAATAAAAAGTATTAATTGTGACTCAGCACTAAAGAATAGATTTTACTCATTTGGAATAATAAGAAACTCAATTATTTCAGTAGAAGAGCTAACACTTACAAAAAGTACAATAGAAATAAAAATCAACTCTACAAAAGTAGCATTAAGACTAAAAGAAGCTTCGACTATTGAGGTTGAAAAATGTTCATAA